A portion of the Limanda limanda chromosome 3, fLimLim1.1, whole genome shotgun sequence genome contains these proteins:
- the slc22a31 gene encoding putative solute carrier family 22 member 31: MATDACASARLLMDYETQLFPYTGGYGRYNRVVVVFSWLPNFAVMLSLFSDVFFTLLPDSYHCRPDPQLLPSTFLLSNFSRQRIFNLTIPWVNGSGLSHCELFKYPANTSELADTVPRERVSCTRGWEYSSSAGLQSNFVTEWNLVCSDYWKIPLQHICFMTGWILGYIFIGTLCDWLGRRRGFLLSIVLSSLLGVAVCLSSSAVVFLLLRLAQGAMLAGVLLSSYIARLELCDPPHRLMVAMVSGFFAVFAELLLPCLALLCRDWPILQAVITLPLLLLLSYWCCESVFPESPRWLLATAQIPQLKRSLQEFSTRNGVCLQDDIYPGETLLSEIDSTYGDECRPSYHSVLELRGSRVIWKNCLILSFTLLIGTGIQYCFTRNLHRYSTNFYFSYFLRVITGALACIFICLSVNRFGRRGILLLSAIITGLSSLLLLALTQYLRGGLVLVLSVVGLLFSQALAMLSVFFACEVMPTVIRGGSLGLVLAAGCVGMAASSLMELQNNSGYFLHHVIFASFAVLSVLSIMLLPESKRKPLPDSLKEGENRRRPPLFLARPDRDNLPLLCSRPPLSSYNPDNYSRLFSATRKMLTKDNLPYRISQPVLSPLLSSSDTQGQDNETQRADVP, translated from the exons ATGGCCACGGACGCATGCGCCTCCGCTCGCCTCCTCATGGATTACGAGACGCAGCTCTTCCCTTACACCGGGGGCTACGGACGCTACAACCGGGTGGTGGTCGTGTTCAGCTGGCTGCCCAACTTCGCGGTCATGCTGAGCCTCTTCAGCGACGTCTTCTTCACCTTGCTCCCGGACTCGTACCACTGCAGGCCGGACCCGCAGCTGCTGccctccaccttcctcctcagcaACTTCTCCAGGCAGCGCATCTTCAACCTCACCATCCCCTGGGTGAACGGCTCCGGCCTCAGCCACTGCGAGCTCTTCAAGTACCCGGCCAACACGTCGGAGCTGGCCGACACCGTGCCCAGGGAGAGGGTCTCCTGCACCCGGGGGTGGGAGTACAGTAGCTCCGCGGGGCTCCAGAGCAACTTTGTCACCGAG TGGAACCTGGTTTGCAGCGACTACTGGAAAATCCCTTTGCAGCACATCTGTTTCATGACCGGGTGGATTCTGGGATACATCTTCATCGGTACATTATGTGACTG gttggGTCGTCGGCGAggtttcctcctctccatcgTTCTGTCCAGTCTGCTGGGCGTCGCCGTATGTTTGTCCAGCAGCGCGGTGGTGTTCCTGCTGCTGCGTCTGGCTCAAGGCGCCATGCTCGCCGGGGTTCTCCTGTCCTCGTACATCGCCA ggCTGGAGCTGTGTGATCCTCCTCACCGGCTCATGGTTGCCATGGTCAGCGGCTTCTTTGCCGTGTTTGCAGAGCTGCTGTTGCCATGTCTCGCTCTACTGTGCCGAGATTGGCCCATTTTGCAGGCTGTGATCACGctgcctctgctcctgctgctctcctATTGGTG CTGTGAGTCCGTGTTTCCTGAGTCTCCTCGCTGGCTGCTGGCCACCGCTCAGATCCCTCAGCTGAAGAGGAGCCTCCAGGAGTTCTCCACCCGAAATGGTGTTTGTCTGCAAGATGACATCTACCCTGGTGAAACTCTCCTGTCAG AGATCGATTCAACATATGGAGACGAGTGTCGACCGAGCTACCACTCAGTTCTGGAGCTGCGCGGGTCTCGTGTGATCTGGAAGAACTGCCTCATCCTCAGCTTCACTCT gtTAATTGGAACAGGCATCCAGTACTGTTTCACCAGAAACCTGCACCGTTATTCCACCAACTTCTACTTCAGCTACTTCCTCCGAGTCATCACCGGAGCGCTGGCCTGCATCTTCATCTGTTTGTCCGTTAATCGCTTTGGTCGCCGTGGTATTCTCCTGCTCTCAGCTATCATCACTGGGCTGtcgtcactgctgctgctggccctCACTCAGT aCCTGCGTGGAGGCCTGGTGCTGGTGCTCTCTGTCGTGGGCCTGCTGTTCTCCCAGGCTCTCGCTATGCTCAGTGTGTTCTTCGCCTGTGAGGTGATGCCCACTGTCATTCG aggtgGAAGCCTCGGCCTGGTTCTGGCAGCGGGTTGTGTCGGCATGGCCGCCTCCTCCCTGATGGAGCTTCAGAACAACAGCGGCTACTTCCTCCACCATGTCATTTTTGCCTCCTTCGCcgtcctctccgtcctctccaTCATGCTGCTTCCTGAAAGCAAACGCAAGCCGCTACCTGACTCCCTGAAGGAGGGCGAGAACCGGCGGCGCCCTCCGCTCTTTCTGGCCCGGCCCGACCGGGACAACCTGCCTCTGCTGTGCAGCCGGCCCCCTCTGTCGTCTTACAACCCAGACAACTACTCCCGCTTGTTTTCAGCCACCAGGAAGATGTTGACTAAAGACAATTTGCCGTATCGGATTTCTCAGCCAGTTCTCTCCCCTCTGCTGTCGAGCAGTGACACACAGGGACAAGACAATGAGACACAGAGGGCGGATGTACCTTAA